The Armatimonadia bacterium nucleotide sequence CGGGTTCTAGGGGCGATCTGCAGGAAGGTCGCCACTCACGGGCGCACCAGTCGGAGCGCAATCCATGGATGCGACGATCTGCGTCATCCTTGGCGGCGGGGCTGGACAACGGCTGTACCCTCTCACCCGAGACCGTGCCAAGCCTGCAGTG carries:
- a CDS encoding sugar phosphate nucleotidyltransferase codes for the protein MDATICVILGGGAGQRLYPLTRDRAKPAV